A section of the Neorhizobium galegae bv. orientalis str. HAMBI 540 genome encodes:
- a CDS encoding SDR family NAD(P)-dependent oxidoreductase: MRSVVVTGAGSGIGLSTTELLIEAGWHVLAADRDAAALDRLMERLGNRAGLLTTVLLDITDEKAIADLADRCQALQSPLQALVNSAGIGSNVRFADTTTDQLRRIYEVNVVGAFALSQALAPIMRENGGGSIVHIASVSGIKGNLGRSAYGASKGALVTLTKIMAVELADDLIRVNAIAPGPIETPMVKENHTAVTREEWNRTVPMRRYGRPEEIATAIAFLVDERQSSYVTGQILAVDGGFTAAGLMA; this comes from the coding sequence ATGCGCAGCGTCGTCGTCACGGGTGCGGGATCGGGTATCGGCCTTTCGACGACGGAGCTTCTGATCGAAGCCGGCTGGCATGTGCTGGCCGCCGACCGCGATGCCGCAGCACTCGATCGGCTGATGGAACGGCTCGGCAATCGCGCCGGTCTCCTCACCACCGTTCTTCTCGATATCACCGACGAGAAGGCGATCGCGGATCTTGCCGATCGCTGCCAGGCGCTTCAAAGTCCGCTGCAGGCACTGGTCAACAGCGCCGGCATCGGTTCGAATGTTCGTTTCGCCGATACTACGACCGATCAGCTCCGGCGGATCTACGAGGTCAATGTCGTCGGCGCGTTTGCGCTGTCGCAGGCACTGGCGCCGATCATGCGGGAAAACGGCGGCGGGTCGATCGTCCACATCGCTTCGGTCTCCGGCATCAAGGGCAATCTCGGCCGTTCCGCCTATGGCGCGTCGAAGGGCGCGCTGGTGACGCTTACCAAGATCATGGCGGTCGAACTTGCCGACGACCTGATCCGCGTCAACGCCATTGCGCCGGGTCCGATCGAGACGCCGATGGTCAAGGAGAACCACACGGCGGTGACGCGTGAAGAGTGGAACCGCACCGTGCCGATGCGCCGCTACGGTCGGCCGGAGGAGATTGCCACGGCAATCGCCTTTCTCGTCGACGAACGCCAGTCCTCCTATGTGACCGGCCAGATTCTTGCCG
- a CDS encoding PCC domain-containing protein has protein sequence MPALRQLKHPGPAAPIRREAVRTALKPVEGMLRPGEVFMAEVARVFAEAGCKGGFLNIEGGACDPFRYVLPAFSPDKDHAAWYSATFAPEAGGKFHSATAMVGERDGTPFLHCHGIWDTGEGALRMGHVLPFDSIVSRPITVKGYGSATATFSSIPDPETNFTLFSAKGESGEGNGILLRVRPNEDVGIAIEEVCREHGIERARIYGIGSINEPVFEDGRRVVCLATEIAIENGVLEMTPDGLRASIDAAVVDTDGVIYHGRLARGDNPVGVTFELVIIENRES, from the coding sequence ATGCCGGCGCTGCGCCAGCTCAAGCATCCAGGCCCTGCCGCTCCGATCAGGCGCGAGGCGGTGCGGACCGCTTTAAAGCCGGTCGAGGGCATGCTGCGGCCGGGCGAGGTTTTCATGGCCGAGGTAGCGCGCGTTTTTGCGGAGGCCGGCTGCAAGGGTGGTTTCCTCAATATCGAAGGTGGAGCCTGCGATCCGTTCCGTTATGTCCTGCCGGCCTTCTCGCCGGACAAGGACCATGCGGCCTGGTACAGCGCGACCTTCGCGCCGGAAGCGGGCGGCAAATTCCACTCGGCGACTGCGATGGTGGGTGAGCGGGACGGCACGCCGTTCCTGCATTGCCACGGCATCTGGGATACCGGCGAAGGCGCCCTGCGCATGGGGCATGTGTTGCCCTTCGACAGCATCGTCAGCCGGCCGATCACTGTCAAAGGGTATGGCAGCGCCACCGCGACCTTCTCGTCGATCCCCGATCCGGAAACGAATTTCACGCTGTTTTCCGCCAAGGGCGAAAGCGGCGAGGGCAACGGCATCCTGCTGCGGGTGCGCCCGAACGAGGATGTCGGGATAGCGATCGAAGAGGTCTGCCGCGAGCATGGCATCGAGCGCGCCCGCATCTACGGCATCGGCAGCATCAACGAGCCAGTCTTCGAGGATGGGCGCCGCGTGGTCTGCCTCGCGACCGAGATCGCCATAGAGAACGGCGTGCTCGAAATGACGCCGGATGGGCTCCGGGCCTCGATCGATGCTGCGGTCGTCGATACGGACGGCGTGATCTATCACGGCCGGCTGGCGCGGGGTGACAATCCGGTCGGCGTCACCTTCGAACTGGTCATCATCGAAAATCGGGAGAGCTGA
- a CDS encoding acetyl-CoA acetyltransferase: MAGAQIVGWAHSKFGKSEAASTRELMAEVINPALEHAGITAKDVDGIFVGVFNNGFSKQDFQGALVAMAADGFDHVPAVRMENACATGSAALYTALDFIAAGRGKIALVVGAEKMTALPTKETGDILLSASYREEEADVEGGFAGLFGRIASHYFQRYGDRSEELAMIAAKNHANGMKNPYAHMQKDFGFDFCNTVSDKNPYVAAPLRRTDCSLVSDGAAALVIASPEVAAGMKRAVAFKAHNHVNDILAMSRRDPIAFEGARMAWQKSLAEAGVSLDDLSFVETHDCFTIAELIEYEAMGLAEPGKGYRVIREGITRKDGRLPVNPSGGLKSKGHPIGATGVSMHVMAAMQLCGEAGDMQLPKATMAGVFNMGGAAVANYVSILERTK, from the coding sequence ATGGCAGGAGCGCAGATCGTCGGTTGGGCGCATTCGAAGTTCGGCAAGTCCGAAGCGGCCTCGACGCGGGAGTTGATGGCCGAGGTGATCAATCCGGCCCTCGAACATGCCGGCATCACGGCCAAGGATGTCGACGGCATTTTCGTCGGCGTGTTCAACAACGGCTTTTCCAAGCAGGATTTTCAGGGTGCCCTCGTGGCGATGGCGGCCGACGGGTTCGACCATGTGCCGGCGGTTCGGATGGAGAATGCCTGCGCCACCGGTTCGGCGGCGCTCTATACAGCGCTCGACTTCATCGCTGCCGGCCGCGGCAAGATCGCGCTGGTCGTCGGTGCCGAAAAGATGACGGCGCTGCCCACGAAGGAGACGGGCGACATCCTGCTGTCCGCCTCCTACCGCGAGGAGGAAGCGGATGTCGAAGGCGGCTTTGCCGGCCTCTTCGGCCGCATCGCCAGCCATTATTTTCAGCGTTACGGAGATCGTTCGGAAGAGCTGGCGATGATCGCGGCCAAGAACCACGCGAACGGCATGAAGAACCCCTATGCGCATATGCAGAAGGATTTCGGCTTCGATTTCTGCAACACGGTGTCCGACAAGAACCCCTATGTGGCAGCGCCGCTGAGGCGCACCGACTGCTCGCTGGTTTCGGATGGTGCGGCCGCTCTGGTGATCGCCTCGCCCGAAGTCGCAGCCGGTATGAAGCGCGCCGTCGCCTTCAAGGCGCATAATCACGTCAACGATATCCTCGCCATGTCGCGGCGCGATCCGATCGCTTTCGAGGGCGCGCGCATGGCCTGGCAGAAATCACTGGCTGAGGCGGGCGTGTCGCTGGATGACCTCAGTTTCGTCGAAACCCATGACTGCTTCACCATCGCCGAGCTCATCGAATACGAGGCGATGGGGCTCGCCGAACCCGGCAAGGGCTATCGCGTCATCCGTGAAGGCATCACCCGCAAGGATGGTCGCCTGCCGGTCAACCCTTCCGGCGGGCTGAAATCCAAGGGCCATCCGATCGGCGCAACCGGCGTTTCGATGCATGTCATGGCGGCGATGCAGCTTTGCGGCGAAGCCGGTGACATGCAGCTGCCGAAGGCGACGATGGCCGGGGTCTTCAACATGGGCGGTGCTGCCGTCGCCAACTATGTGTCGATCCTGGAGCGGACGAAATGA
- a CDS encoding IclR family transcriptional regulator, with protein sequence MQQVIEIPSGLREGAVSGSQAVERALQLLSVVGRGAEKGVALADVVADSGLNKPTARRLLMALMRSRLVEQDELTRRYYLGGELYVLGMLASRRHGLLEMAGESLKRLSGKSADTSFVSMRRDDYAVCLHREEGTHPVRTHALLTGDQNPLGVGAGSLAMLAALPDAEVEAVLGRIEGVIAAQYPGYSPQIIREDVGRTRELGYALNPGRVIANSWGIGMAILLPDGRLAGALSIAAIDSRMGEARQKELVGLLAHEVERVQGKLKSLFSSEKPALRKTPQAARSRTPERV encoded by the coding sequence ATGCAACAGGTGATCGAGATCCCGTCGGGTCTTCGGGAAGGTGCCGTTTCCGGCTCGCAGGCGGTGGAGCGGGCGCTGCAGCTTCTCTCCGTCGTCGGCCGCGGGGCGGAAAAGGGCGTGGCGCTGGCCGATGTGGTCGCCGATAGCGGCCTCAACAAACCCACGGCCCGGCGGCTGCTGATGGCGCTGATGCGGTCCCGCCTCGTCGAACAGGACGAGCTTACCCGCCGATATTACCTCGGCGGGGAGCTTTACGTACTCGGCATGCTGGCCTCTCGCCGGCATGGCCTTCTGGAGATGGCCGGCGAGAGTCTGAAGCGGCTTTCCGGCAAATCGGCCGACACGAGTTTCGTCTCGATGCGGCGTGACGACTACGCCGTCTGCCTGCATCGCGAGGAGGGTACGCATCCGGTGCGCACCCACGCGCTGCTGACCGGCGACCAGAACCCGCTCGGCGTCGGCGCCGGTTCGCTTGCGATGCTGGCGGCATTGCCGGACGCGGAAGTCGAGGCGGTCCTCGGCCGCATTGAAGGCGTCATTGCCGCGCAATATCCGGGCTATTCCCCTCAGATTATCCGAGAGGATGTCGGCCGCACACGCGAGCTTGGCTACGCGCTCAATCCGGGGCGGGTAATCGCCAATTCCTGGGGGATCGGCATGGCGATCCTGCTGCCCGACGGGCGGCTTGCAGGAGCGTTGTCGATTGCCGCAATCGACAGTCGCATGGGCGAGGCGCGTCAGAAGGAACTTGTCGGGCTGCTGGCTCATGAAGTCGAGCGGGTGCAGGGCAAGCTTAAATCGCTGTTCAGTTCGGAGAAACCGGCGCTTCGAAAGACGCCGCAAGCGGCACGGTCGAGAACACCGGAACGCGTTTGA
- a CDS encoding TRAP transporter substrate-binding protein, whose protein sequence is MNVNRRTLLLGAATTGIATTFSIRTRPANAAEFTYKFANNQTLTHPMNTRAKEAVAKILEESGGRMAINIFPSSQLGADTDMLNQVRSGGVEMFSLSPIILSTLVPNASLNGVGFAFPSYDKVWPAMDGELGKYVRGEIEKKGLLTLEKIWDNGFRQITSSKGPIEKPKDLEGFKIRVPVSPLWTSMFTAFGSAPASINFAETYTALQTGIVDGQENPLAILTTAKLFEVQKYVSMTNHMWDGFWILLNRRSWQALPADLQGIVSKHFNAAAELQRKDVMGLNATVQAELEGKGMKFNKPDGALFQEKLRAANFYKDWKSKYGDEAWAILEKAIGKSLS, encoded by the coding sequence ATGAACGTCAATCGCAGAACGCTTCTTTTGGGCGCGGCCACGACCGGCATCGCCACGACCTTTTCGATCCGCACGCGGCCGGCCAATGCCGCCGAGTTCACCTATAAGTTCGCCAACAACCAGACGCTGACGCATCCGATGAACACCCGCGCCAAGGAGGCTGTCGCCAAGATTCTGGAGGAGAGCGGTGGTCGCATGGCGATCAATATCTTCCCGTCGAGCCAGCTCGGCGCCGATACGGATATGCTGAACCAGGTGCGTTCGGGCGGCGTCGAAATGTTCAGCCTTTCGCCGATCATCCTGTCGACCCTGGTGCCGAATGCCTCGCTCAACGGCGTTGGTTTCGCGTTCCCGAGCTACGACAAGGTCTGGCCGGCCATGGACGGCGAACTCGGCAAATATGTTCGCGGCGAGATCGAGAAGAAGGGTCTGCTGACGCTCGAGAAGATCTGGGACAACGGTTTCCGGCAGATCACCTCGTCCAAGGGACCGATCGAAAAGCCGAAGGACCTCGAAGGTTTCAAGATCCGCGTGCCGGTCAGCCCGCTCTGGACCTCGATGTTCACCGCCTTCGGCTCGGCGCCCGCCAGCATCAACTTTGCCGAAACCTATACCGCGTTGCAGACCGGCATCGTCGACGGCCAGGAAAATCCCCTCGCCATCCTGACGACGGCAAAGCTGTTCGAGGTGCAGAAATACGTCTCGATGACCAACCACATGTGGGATGGTTTCTGGATCCTGCTCAACCGCCGCTCCTGGCAGGCGCTGCCGGCAGATCTGCAGGGTATAGTCTCGAAACACTTCAACGCCGCCGCCGAGCTGCAGCGCAAGGACGTCATGGGCCTCAACGCCACCGTTCAGGCCGAACTCGAAGGCAAGGGCATGAAGTTCAACAAGCCGGACGGCGCCCTTTTCCAGGAAAAGCTGCGCGCCGCCAATTTCTACAAGGACTGGAAGTCGAAATACGGCGACGAGGCCTGGGCGATCCTCGAAAAGGCCATCGGCAAGTCATTGAGCTGA
- a CDS encoding TRAP transporter large permease, with translation MDEASLLAGLEGVAPQQSGSVWMRPAEAIAAGLLVGIIALLLAGVVSRYVFSLPIVWIDEVASISFLWLAMLGSAMAVDRSEHLRLTLFVGMLPEKVQGLANTLALLLMALFLGVMLRPAYEYAIEESYITSAALNIPMSFRAAALPVGVGLMLILAVVNALKGSTLRQVAISVVVIAVVTMLLWLVGPGLKQIGNWNIPIFLVGFVALFLVLGVPIAFCFGLGTLAFLTFTTSVPVFVMIGRMDEGMSSIILLSVPIFVLLGCVLDATGMGRAIVEVLASLLGHVRAGMSYVLLGSMFLVSGISGSKVSDMATVAPALFPEMKRRGHRPPEMIALLATGAAMAETVPPSIVLIVLGSAAGVSIAGLFTSGFAIAMVLLLVLAILARWKARHESMAGVRRAPISVIKKAFLVAAPALVLPFLIRTAVGEGIATATEVSTIAVLYAMIIGATLYGGISLKKLYSMLVETAALSGAILMILGAASAMAWALTQTGFAAQLVQAVQGLPGGWMTFMGVTILIFMVLGCVLEGLPAIVLMAPIMFPVARSLGINDIHYSMVVVTAMNIGLMTPPIGIGFYIACKIGNVSPDEAMKAIWPYIGALMIGLLVIAAVPYFSTAFL, from the coding sequence ATGGACGAGGCTTCGCTGCTCGCCGGCCTCGAAGGCGTGGCGCCGCAGCAGAGCGGTTCCGTCTGGATGCGGCCGGCGGAGGCGATTGCTGCCGGGCTTCTCGTCGGCATTATCGCGCTGCTATTGGCCGGGGTTGTTTCCCGCTATGTTTTTTCGCTGCCGATCGTCTGGATCGACGAGGTGGCATCGATCTCTTTCCTCTGGCTTGCCATGCTCGGCTCGGCCATGGCCGTCGACCGCAGCGAGCACCTGCGGCTGACGCTCTTCGTCGGCATGCTGCCGGAAAAGGTGCAGGGATTGGCCAACACGCTGGCCCTGTTGCTGATGGCGCTTTTCCTCGGCGTGATGCTGCGGCCGGCCTATGAATATGCAATCGAGGAATCCTACATCACTTCGGCGGCGCTCAACATTCCGATGAGTTTTCGCGCCGCCGCCCTGCCCGTTGGTGTCGGGCTGATGTTGATCCTCGCGGTTGTCAACGCATTGAAGGGATCGACCTTGAGGCAGGTCGCGATATCTGTGGTGGTTATCGCCGTCGTGACCATGCTGCTCTGGCTTGTCGGGCCGGGCCTGAAGCAGATCGGCAACTGGAACATTCCGATCTTCCTCGTCGGTTTCGTGGCGCTGTTTCTCGTGCTCGGGGTGCCGATCGCCTTCTGCTTCGGCCTTGGGACGCTGGCATTCCTGACGTTCACGACGTCAGTTCCGGTGTTCGTGATGATCGGCCGCATGGACGAGGGCATGTCGAGCATCATCCTGCTGTCGGTGCCGATCTTCGTGCTGCTCGGCTGCGTGCTGGATGCGACCGGCATGGGCAGGGCGATCGTCGAGGTGCTGGCCTCGCTGCTCGGGCATGTGCGGGCAGGGATGTCCTATGTTCTGCTCGGCTCGATGTTTCTGGTGTCCGGCATTTCCGGTTCCAAGGTCTCCGATATGGCGACCGTCGCGCCTGCCCTGTTTCCGGAAATGAAGCGTCGCGGCCACAGGCCGCCGGAGATGATCGCGCTGCTGGCAACCGGTGCTGCAATGGCGGAAACCGTGCCGCCGTCGATCGTGCTGATCGTGCTCGGCTCCGCCGCCGGCGTCTCGATCGCCGGGCTTTTCACGTCGGGTTTCGCGATCGCCATGGTTTTACTTCTGGTTCTTGCGATCCTGGCGCGCTGGAAGGCGCGGCATGAATCCATGGCCGGTGTTCGCCGCGCGCCGATCTCGGTGATCAAGAAGGCGTTTCTGGTCGCCGCTCCGGCACTGGTGTTGCCCTTCCTGATCCGCACCGCCGTCGGCGAGGGGATTGCCACTGCGACCGAGGTTTCGACGATCGCGGTTCTCTACGCGATGATCATCGGCGCAACGCTTTATGGCGGCATCAGCCTGAAGAAGCTCTATTCCATGCTGGTGGAGACGGCAGCGCTTTCCGGCGCGATCCTGATGATCCTGGGTGCGGCGTCCGCGATGGCCTGGGCACTGACCCAGACGGGGTTCGCAGCGCAGCTTGTGCAGGCGGTCCAAGGCCTGCCGGGTGGTTGGATGACCTTCATGGGCGTCACCATCCTGATATTCATGGTGCTCGGCTGCGTGCTCGAGGGCCTCCCGGCGATCGTGCTGATGGCGCCGATCATGTTTCCGGTCGCCCGCTCGCTCGGAATCAACGATATCCACTATTCCATGGTGGTGGTGACGGCGATGAATATCGGCCTGATGACGCCGCCGATCGGCATCGGTTTCTACATCGCCTGCAAGATCGGCAATGTTTCGCCGGACGAAGCGATGAAGGCCATCTGGCCCTATATCGGCGCGCTGATGATCGGCCTTCTGGTGATCGCAGCCGTGCCCTATTTCTCGACCGCCTTTCTCTAG
- a CDS encoding SDR family NAD(P)-dependent oxidoreductase, translating to MDRMKNKVVLVFGAGSVGPGFGNGKAAAVAYAREGGSVICVDVDLDAARNTVDVIESEGGLGVALAADVTRSSDISAVVEATMERFGRIDVLHNNVGINLPGGAAEATEESWRKVMDVNLTSAFLTCKAVLPIMEKQGGGAIINISSLASIRWTGYPYVSYYASKAALNHFTRAIAIEYAAKGIRANAILPGVMDTPHIQKQISGYYASADEMKAKRDALSPMKRQGDGWDIAWASVFLASDEAKYITGVELPIDGGLHVTVSGSLN from the coding sequence ATGGATCGCATGAAGAATAAGGTCGTTCTCGTCTTTGGTGCCGGTTCGGTCGGCCCGGGTTTCGGGAACGGCAAGGCTGCGGCCGTCGCCTATGCGCGTGAGGGCGGCAGCGTCATCTGCGTCGACGTCGATCTCGATGCGGCGAGGAACACGGTCGACGTCATCGAATCCGAGGGAGGCTTAGGCGTGGCGCTCGCCGCGGACGTCACCAGATCCAGTGATATTTCTGCCGTTGTCGAAGCGACCATGGAGCGTTTCGGCCGCATCGACGTGCTGCACAACAATGTTGGCATCAACCTGCCGGGCGGTGCGGCGGAGGCAACCGAAGAGAGCTGGCGCAAGGTGATGGACGTCAACCTGACCAGCGCATTCCTCACCTGCAAGGCCGTTCTGCCGATCATGGAGAAGCAGGGCGGGGGGGCGATCATCAATATTTCCTCGCTCGCCTCCATCCGATGGACCGGCTATCCCTACGTTTCATATTATGCATCGAAGGCGGCGCTGAACCACTTCACGCGCGCGATTGCGATCGAATATGCGGCCAAAGGCATCCGGGCCAATGCCATTTTGCCAGGGGTGATGGACACACCGCACATTCAGAAACAGATCAGCGGCTACTATGCTTCAGCCGATGAGATGAAAGCAAAAAGGGATGCGCTTTCGCCGATGAAACGCCAGGGAGACGGCTGGGACATCGCCTGGGCCTCGGTTTTCCTCGCTTCCGACGAGGCAAAATACATTACCGGCGTCGAGCTTCCGATCGACGGCGGGCTGCATGTGACGGTGTCCGGCAGCTTGAACTGA
- a CDS encoding DUF2239 family protein: protein MADFHWTAFWGENRVAGGSPAEVVTAVKAGGHESVLVFDDATGKPVDLDLRGTLEDCLGRLPRDNVEPVEPVERRPGRPKLGVVPREVTLLPRHWEWLGQQPGGASVALRKLVDSARAAGSSGDDTRRAQEASDRFMRALGGDQPGYEDAARALYAGQENRFKELTESWPKDVREHARYLARAAFGAGSAEEK, encoded by the coding sequence ATGGCAGATTTTCATTGGACAGCTTTTTGGGGTGAAAACCGCGTTGCAGGTGGATCACCGGCGGAAGTCGTAACGGCGGTCAAGGCTGGTGGCCATGAAAGCGTTCTGGTCTTCGACGATGCGACCGGAAAGCCGGTCGATCTCGATCTCCGCGGCACACTCGAAGACTGTCTCGGCCGCCTTCCCAGGGATAATGTGGAGCCTGTCGAGCCGGTGGAACGGCGGCCCGGGCGGCCGAAGCTCGGTGTAGTGCCACGCGAGGTGACACTGCTGCCGCGGCATTGGGAATGGCTCGGCCAGCAGCCGGGCGGGGCCTCGGTGGCTCTGCGCAAGCTCGTCGATTCGGCGCGTGCAGCCGGCAGTTCGGGAGACGACACGCGCCGGGCGCAGGAGGCCTCCGATCGCTTCATGCGGGCGCTCGGCGGGGATCAGCCGGGATATGAGGACGCGGCGCGGGCGCTTTATGCCGGGCAAGAGAATCGCTTCAAGGAGCTGACGGAGAGCTGGCCGAAGGATGTTCGAGAACATGCCCGGTATCTCGCCCGAGCCGCGTTCGGGGCCGGCTCCGCCGAAGAAAAATAA
- a CDS encoding acyltransferase family protein — MTAPKTPRLLNLDILRLVSALMVMTFHYGFRMRISGEGAGIGFPELAPLAMWFDTGLLIFFAISGYVITMSAEGRTAYDFAAGRFARLWPTFIVCATITAVVLAVWHVPTLDPPTVKQWLAHVVIISRGLGQPFLDGAYWTIAYEIIFYFWVFLLIATGLFERGWRVVVLAWLAISIVNEAFIGSGAIQKLLITEYSGYFAFGLALYKVRQHASLSSLCVFAAAVCWAIATPFLTEPDFIATYGLSRSAVGLALIGPLALAAVAVCATAPSLRISPALAIGLGGLTYPLYLLHQNIGYAVFARFGTDQNRWLVALVLVAALLFVAWVIATTIEPAARRAIIRAAGHLRDGLGRLRQRTA, encoded by the coding sequence ATGACGGCCCCGAAGACGCCAAGGCTGCTGAACCTGGATATCCTACGCCTTGTCTCGGCGCTGATGGTCATGACGTTCCACTACGGTTTCCGCATGCGGATTTCCGGCGAGGGCGCTGGCATCGGCTTTCCCGAACTCGCACCCCTTGCCATGTGGTTCGATACCGGCCTGCTGATCTTCTTTGCGATTTCCGGCTATGTCATCACCATGTCGGCGGAGGGCCGCACGGCCTATGATTTCGCCGCCGGTCGTTTTGCCCGGCTCTGGCCGACCTTCATCGTCTGCGCGACGATTACAGCCGTCGTGCTCGCCGTCTGGCATGTGCCGACCCTCGATCCGCCGACGGTCAAACAATGGCTGGCGCATGTCGTCATCATCTCGCGCGGCCTCGGGCAGCCCTTTCTCGACGGTGCCTATTGGACGATCGCCTACGAGATCATCTTCTACTTCTGGGTTTTCCTGCTCATTGCCACTGGCCTTTTCGAGCGCGGCTGGCGGGTTGTCGTGCTGGCATGGCTGGCGATTTCGATCGTCAACGAGGCCTTCATTGGCAGCGGCGCGATCCAGAAATTGCTGATCACCGAATATTCCGGCTATTTCGCCTTCGGCCTGGCGCTCTACAAGGTGAGGCAGCATGCGTCCCTTTCGAGCCTCTGCGTGTTCGCCGCTGCCGTCTGCTGGGCAATCGCCACACCCTTCCTGACCGAACCGGATTTCATCGCAACATACGGGCTGAGCCGCAGCGCCGTCGGGCTCGCGCTCATCGGGCCGTTGGCGCTTGCAGCGGTTGCGGTCTGCGCCACGGCGCCGTCGCTGCGCATTTCTCCGGCATTGGCGATCGGTCTCGGTGGCCTCACCTATCCGCTTTACCTGCTGCACCAGAATATCGGTTACGCGGTGTTTGCCCGTTTCGGCACGGATCAGAACCGCTGGCTCGTTGCCCTGGTGCTGGTTGCCGCCCTGCTCTTCGTCGCCTGGGTGATCGCAACGACCATCGAACCGGCGGCGCGGCGGGCGATCATCCGCGCTGCTGGTCATCTTCGCGACGGTCTCGGCCGCCTGAGACAGCGAACCGCCTGA
- a CDS encoding MBL fold metallo-hydrolase, translated as MSIFLCGACGTSFEEAEEAPETCPICTDERQYIPPSGQAWTTTEKLARTHRNAWTQLEPDLMAIQTVPAFAINQRALLLRTPAGNILWDCIALLDDATRKIIQALGGLSAIAISHPHYYSTMQDWAAAFDAPIYLHAADKEWICRPSDYVRLWDEDALVLSSSVTLVHGGGHFAGGTVLHWTGEDGKGVLLAGDIVQVTPGTDHVSFMWSYPNMLPLSAAEVADVAERLAPWPFERIYGAFSHQNVRQDGQAIVARSAKRYIDRLSK; from the coding sequence ATGTCGATTTTTCTCTGCGGCGCCTGTGGCACCTCCTTCGAGGAAGCCGAAGAGGCGCCGGAAACGTGCCCCATCTGCACAGACGAGCGGCAGTACATACCGCCTTCCGGCCAGGCCTGGACGACGACGGAAAAGCTTGCACGGACGCATCGAAATGCTTGGACGCAGCTCGAGCCGGATCTGATGGCAATCCAGACCGTTCCAGCCTTCGCCATTAACCAGCGCGCCCTGCTGCTGCGCACACCGGCTGGAAATATCCTGTGGGATTGCATCGCGCTGCTGGACGACGCGACCAGGAAGATCATTCAGGCTCTGGGCGGCCTCAGCGCCATCGCGATCTCCCATCCGCATTATTACTCGACCATGCAGGACTGGGCCGCGGCCTTCGACGCGCCGATCTATCTGCATGCCGCCGATAAGGAATGGATCTGCCGCCCATCGGATTACGTCCGGCTCTGGGACGAGGACGCGTTGGTGCTCTCCTCTTCCGTCACGCTGGTCCATGGCGGCGGACATTTTGCCGGCGGCACCGTGCTGCATTGGACGGGCGAGGACGGCAAGGGCGTGCTGCTCGCCGGCGACATCGTCCAGGTCACGCCGGGCACCGACCATGTCTCCTTCATGTGGAGTTATCCCAACATGCTGCCGCTCAGCGCCGCTGAAGTTGCCGATGTCGCCGAGCGGCTGGCACCCTGGCCGTTCGAGCGCATCTACGGCGCCTTTTCGCATCAGAATGTCCGCCAGGATGGCCAGGCGATCGTCGCCCGCTCCGCCAAGCGTTATATCGACCGGCTTTCCAAATAA